The region CTGAAAGGAGGCCCCATGTCAGAATCCACATTGCCTAAAGACGGTGCCCACCCATTCCAGTAACCATCCGTCATGAGAATTGTATAACTGGTGCGACAGGAAATCTGATCCTGGCCATCATCTTTACCGGGGGTGCCACCCCAGGGGCCTTTATTGCATGTCTCGGAAAAATAAGTACCCGCATCCATCAATGCCCGACGCAAAGGTGTGCCTGCTGCCGGAATATTATCCCCGTATAAATGCTCAAAAAATTTTTCCCTGTCAGAACCAGAAAAAGGTCTTATGCCTCTCTTGATGGTACCAATAGAAAAATCATCTACAGTAGTTACTGCTTTATCTGGGCCCTTGAGGTGAGGATTGTTTCCGCTATAACCATGATTAATAGCCCCATAGCCAACCCGCATTCTCTCACCTTGCTGAGCAAAACCAGCACCAATGGCTGCGCGGGAAGCAAGTATCCTTGATCGGTAATAGGAGTACCAGTTGGCAAAGTTCTGGATTTCCTCGGCATAGCTACATTTTGCATTGGCTCTGTCTGCACAGTCCGTTCGCTTTTCACGGCCATGCCCCGTATATGTTGTCTGGGTATCCCTGATCTCCACCTTATGATAATGATCAAAATTCCAGGCATCCCATGCAACGCCCTCCCCAAGTTCTTCTTGGGTTTTAGGCCAAAAATATACGGCAGGCCAGAATGTTTCTCTATGGACCCATATATGCCAAAAGAATCCTATATTTGTTTGCTCACCCAAGTAGCAAGTTGCTGAATCATGACATTTTATCCAGCCATGGCTTACATCTTCCGTTGTTTCTTGTGTTAAATTTCTGGTGCCTCTATTTTTGTGAAAAGGGTTGTTCCATGCGGCATCCACAGGCGCATCAGCAAAACTATCACCTTCGGAATCAACACCATACCAGGGTTTATAAGTTATGGAAGGATTATAATACACAGTGTTATTGGCTGGAGACCTGTAAAAGGAATTGTAAGGGTTATCGCTAAATGTTGGCACATACCCATCATAATAACTACCACCATACACACCACTATCTCTGGGATAGGCATATCTTGCCCTAAACCTTTGCCATGGGTTTTCAGGTTCATCTGGCATAATTTCAAAATGCATGGAACCGGAATCATCAATAATAAATAAAATATTGGGGTCTACACTGGCACTGATAAACAAAGGTACCTGGGCAACCTCTGCCTCCGACTCCTGAGCAGCAGCACTACCCGCCGAAAGCATAAAAAACGCCATCGGCAGACATACACAAAATATCTTAATTTTTTTCTTTAAATTGTCCATACCCTCCTCCCCATATTATACTACTGCGGTTCCACAAACCAGATCAGTTTTGTTATTTGCTCATCATGAATACTGCTGTTTTTCTCCAGTTCAAAAAGCACAATGGTCCCTTCTTGCAAATCCCATACAGTCAGGGTTTCATAAGGCTGCCTGTACCCCTTATAAATACGAATATTATTTGCAAGCCGGTATTTTTTACCATCAATAGTTGCCGTATATGCATGGGGATCAATACTATTCAGATTACCATGATTAAGCTCAGCCCATGCAAATGTTGCAAAAAGAAAAATAACAAAAAAACATATCATTATTTTTATACGCATAGATCATTACTCCTTTTTCATAATCTTTGGGGAAAAATCAAAACTGAAAGGTTGTCTGCAGCATCACCACAGCCCGCCCGCTCTCAGCCCGGCTGGTAATGCGGTACATGGCCGCATCAAAGATTTCCGGAGCAAAGGCCATGGAATCACTGCTTGTGCTTCCAGTACTGATTTCAGTTATAAACTCAATGACATACCTTGCTCCGCTGTCTGCTTCAGCCGAATCTTCGTCACCCACCCACCACGCCGCAGGCGGAGCGAGGGTAGCATGACCTGCGATATAAACACCTTCGGTACCAAAATCTGGCAGGAGACCGCTTAAAAAAATATCCTCCGCCTCCCTTAGGCCCGCCTCGGCCATCTGAAAGGCAATATCCCTTTGTTCCATATTACCTGCCATACGCTCCTGCAGAGTGGAAGACTGCATGGCTGATATGCCAATGAGGGTGAGAACAACCAGAAGAACCAGGGCTGTAATGAGAATCATGCCTTCTTCATTTTCTGTGACAGACTGAATCTGTTTTTTCATAGGATT is a window of Desulfobotulus mexicanus DNA encoding:
- a CDS encoding pilus assembly PilX family protein; this encodes MKKQIQSVTENEEGMILITALVLLVVLTLIGISAMQSSTLQERMAGNMEQRDIAFQMAEAGLREAEDIFLSGLLPDFGTEGVYIAGHATLAPPAAWWVGDEDSAEADSGARYVIEFITEISTGSTSSDSMAFAPEIFDAAMYRITSRAESGRAVVMLQTTFQF